AATCGTCGTCCCGCTACAAATTGGAAAACATCTTGCAGAGCGCAGAAAAGAACAATGACCTGATTACACGTATTTCCAAAGATATGGAAGCCTTTAATGATAGGGTACAAACAGCGCCTGATGGAACAAGGCTTAATCCGGTTCAGCTGGATGGCTTGCAGGGAAGTAACCAGAAGGAAGTAGGTCTCAGTCTGAACGAGATAAGCGCCAATGCCCGTACGCATGGTGTGCATGAACCCATTGGTACATTATACGGCTTCACTCTTTTGGTAAAAACTGAAACCACGCTGAAAGAAGGTTTTGATATGGTTCAAAACCGCTTCTTTGTTAAGGGCGCGGGTGAAATCCTGTACAATTACAACAACGGGCTGATGGCTACAGACCCTATAATTGCTGCGCAAAACTTTATCCATGCTTTGGATAGTATGCCCCGCCTGTTGGAGAAGTACCGGGCGGAGAACGAGAGGATATCGAAAGATATTCCGGTGCTGAAAGAGGTAGTTGAAGCGGTGTGGCGAAAGGAAGATGAGCTAAAAGGATTGAAAACCGAATTGAACAACCTCGAACGACAGATAAAGCTATCGCTGAAACCTATCGAACAAATGGAAGGACAATCATCGGAGATTGTGGCTGACAATCAACTGCACCCAACTCCCTTAAAACTCACCCAATCGAAGCAAACAGTCAAATAATTTCTGAACGATCCAATATCTCTCGACCTGAAACAACTGAAAGAAGAGACCCGGCTCAATTTGGTCTGCCCAAAATTTAACGTAACGGCGGGCCAGATTTCCTATTCTGATCTACACGGCAGACTGTATAGAGCATGGGCGAAACTCTGCCTTCACCCTGGGAAGCAGTAAGTCCACGCTGTTCGAAATATCCAGGCTTCAGCTCCGAATTCTGATGGGCCGGTACCCGGAGGTAGATAAATACTTCGATCTATCCCTTCTTACCATCATCCAGATAGAATACCTGCTCAAGTTTAATTCCATCAAAAATCTGAATGTGCTCTATTCCCAACATCATCATCAGAAGCAATTTTATTGATGATTCGTTTATGAAACTTCAGAAGAAATGTAGGGGTGTATCAATTTAATATTTGTTCGAACAATTTTAAAAGATCACTCTTAACTGTTTCATAATCTATAAATAGCATTGGTGGAAGCTGATGGGCAAGACTGCTTTTCCAGGCAGCTTTCAGGCTCTTATCGTTTGATGAGTTGATCAACTGATTAATACCTGTGAATGATAAGCCTTTGAATTGCATCTTGCGGTGGAATGCATCAACAACCAGTGAATAATTGATATCAGGATGGTTACGGGAAAGGTACCAAATGTCGAAGAAATCGCGGGGTGCAGTGTAGGATCGTTGTATAAGTGCACGAATCTTCTCCGAAAGAACTTCTTCAATGGAATAACAAGGTATAAGATTGGGATCTATGGCTATTTGATCAGAATAGCCGTGATGTAAGGTTTTCAAGACCGGCGGGAAAATCAATGTCTCGTAAAGTATGATTTCAATTTTAATACTGGTGAGCCAACGATCGGGAGACGGGGGATTCTCACTGCGGGAATGATCGGCGCCCCAGAATTTGACGATGGCTGCATACCCAGTTAATTTATCATTGAATTTTAATTGCTTAAGTGAAGAGATGTGGGTAAAAAGTCCAGCATTACTTTTCACATGAAGACAAATTGATTCCAAATGTTTCCGGGTGAACTGAAACGAGGATGATCGGCTGGTGAAGTCCAAATCCTCGGAAAATCGATATTCTGGAAACCAGCATTTACGTAGGCAAGTTCCTCCCTTGAAAACCAATATATCTCTGAGCGTTTGGTCGGAATAAATAGCTGCCAGGAAGTGGCCCAAAGCCCAATCTTTATCAATGGTGCTTTTCGGGATTTTCTGTGCTTCGGCTTTTGTGGAAATCTCTTTTTGTAAGATCATTATAATGAGACGTTACTGGCAGTTAATATTTGAGGGATGGTCATATTCAGGCGTAATTTCCATGTTCCTAATGGTTCTCCAACCCGT
This region of Lentimicrobiaceae bacterium genomic DNA includes:
- a CDS encoding nucleotidyl transferase AbiEii/AbiGii toxin family protein, producing MILQKEISTKAEAQKIPKSTIDKDWALGHFLAAIYSDQTLRDILVFKGGTCLRKCWFPEYRFSEDLDFTSRSSSFQFTRKHLESICLHVKSNAGLFTHISSLKQLKFNDKLTGYAAIVKFWGADHSRSENPPSPDRWLTSIKIEIILYETLIFPPVLKTLHHGYSDQIAIDPNLIPCYSIEEVLSEKIRALIQRSYTAPRDFFDIWYLSRNHPDINYSLVVDAFHRKMQFKGLSFTGINQLINSSNDKSLKAAWKSSLAHQLPPMLFIDYETVKSDLLKLFEQILN